A genomic stretch from Thermomonospora umbrina includes:
- a CDS encoding SpoIIE family protein phosphatase, whose amino-acid sequence MTDVPPPPAVSERRAPAPTADSAARTLVLGIDREGKVVQCGHNAPSVLGHRPEELLGRFTGSLVDDDAKEDLDTLLEAVAAGQERTAVIAVRRADDTLTDAVVTAQPMVAAAQDAGTGALAALLHIRVTLPPSERFQDPAQMRRALLDDPLTRFGASLDLDQTARGLVDVIVPHFCTAATVLVLESLVAADEVHSESGGAVLRRLAVTTDDGNAGWQATFPQGEVLVYPEGTPYRECLDTGQPVHLRVVDAEQAMGIAEVWRRGPVAELLTDVSMVLLPLFANDTLLGLIVCTRVPGFRRFDAYDVEIGREFATRAAIVIDNARRFSRERATALTLQRSLLPNRLSAPSTVEVRHRYLPGSKLVEVGGDWYESIALPGARVALIVGDVAGHGVRAAVTMGRLRTALHTLANLEFAPADALQVLHELMIELGEQEPHFATCVYGVYDAGEGTLEIASAGHLPPLLVRPDGTNEYLDVPPAPPLGVAGGAIGSRVFDIEDGSVFVIYTDGLVENRGRDIDDGLSRLQAIFGGDAVTRPMEDLAKATLDGVYADHHRDDIAVLIARLRRVPEDRRVSWTLPADPAAVRRARGLVRTQLDRWELGELSYTTELLASELITNALRYAPGPIEIRLLLERTLVCEVLDRSAALPRLRHAADDEENGRGLLVVSQLAHRWGTRRTAAGKVVWCEQLVPGVDPDDTEPPQAWPGEKLHKG is encoded by the coding sequence GTGACAGACGTGCCGCCACCCCCGGCCGTGAGCGAACGACGGGCCCCCGCGCCCACAGCCGACTCGGCCGCCCGGACCCTGGTCCTGGGCATCGACCGGGAGGGCAAGGTCGTCCAGTGCGGCCACAACGCCCCGTCGGTGCTGGGACATCGGCCCGAGGAGCTGCTGGGCCGTTTCACCGGATCCCTGGTCGACGACGACGCCAAGGAGGATCTGGACACCCTGCTGGAGGCGGTCGCCGCGGGCCAGGAGCGCACCGCGGTGATCGCCGTGCGCCGGGCCGACGACACCCTCACCGACGCCGTCGTCACCGCGCAGCCGATGGTGGCCGCGGCCCAGGACGCCGGCACCGGGGCGCTGGCCGCGCTGCTCCACATCCGGGTGACGCTGCCGCCGAGCGAGCGCTTCCAGGACCCCGCGCAGATGCGCCGGGCGCTGCTGGACGACCCGCTCACCCGGTTCGGCGCGTCCCTGGACCTGGACCAGACCGCCAGGGGCCTGGTGGACGTGATCGTGCCGCACTTCTGCACCGCCGCCACCGTGCTGGTGCTGGAGAGCCTGGTCGCCGCCGACGAGGTGCACAGCGAGTCCGGCGGGGCGGTGCTGCGGCGGTTGGCCGTCACCACCGACGACGGCAACGCCGGCTGGCAGGCCACGTTCCCGCAGGGCGAGGTGCTCGTCTATCCGGAGGGCACCCCGTACCGGGAGTGCCTGGACACCGGTCAGCCGGTGCACCTGAGGGTGGTGGACGCCGAGCAGGCGATGGGCATCGCCGAGGTCTGGCGCCGCGGCCCGGTGGCGGAGCTGCTGACCGACGTGTCGATGGTGCTGCTCCCGCTGTTCGCCAACGACACCCTGCTGGGCCTGATCGTCTGCACCCGGGTGCCGGGGTTCCGCCGGTTCGACGCCTACGACGTCGAGATCGGCCGGGAGTTCGCCACCCGGGCGGCCATCGTCATCGACAACGCCCGCCGCTTCAGCCGGGAACGTGCCACGGCGCTCACCCTCCAGCGCAGCCTGCTGCCCAACCGGCTGTCGGCGCCGTCCACCGTCGAGGTGCGGCACCGCTACCTGCCCGGCAGCAAGCTGGTGGAGGTCGGCGGCGACTGGTACGAGTCCATCGCGCTGCCCGGCGCCCGGGTCGCCCTCATCGTCGGCGACGTCGCCGGGCACGGGGTGCGCGCCGCCGTCACCATGGGCCGGCTGCGCACCGCCCTGCACACGCTGGCCAACCTGGAGTTCGCGCCCGCCGACGCGCTGCAGGTGCTGCACGAGCTGATGATCGAGCTGGGCGAGCAGGAGCCGCACTTCGCCACCTGCGTGTACGGGGTGTACGACGCCGGCGAGGGCACCCTGGAGATCGCCTCGGCCGGGCACCTGCCGCCGCTGCTGGTCCGCCCCGACGGCACCAACGAGTACCTCGACGTGCCCCCGGCCCCGCCGCTGGGCGTGGCCGGCGGCGCGATCGGCAGCCGCGTCTTCGACATCGAGGACGGCAGCGTCTTCGTCATCTACACCGACGGCCTGGTGGAGAACCGGGGCCGCGACATCGACGACGGGCTGTCCCGGCTGCAGGCCATCTTCGGCGGCGACGCGGTCACCCGCCCGATGGAGGACCTGGCCAAGGCCACCCTCGACGGGGTCTACGCCGACCATCACCGCGACGACATCGCCGTCCTGATCGCCCGACTGCGGCGGGTGCCGGAGGACCGCCGGGTGTCGTGGACGCTGCCCGCCGACCCGGCCGCCGTCCGCCGCGCCCGCGGCCTGGTGCGCACGCAGCTCGACCGGTGGGAGCTGGGCGAGCTGTCCTACACCACCGAGCTGCTGGCCTCCGAGCTGATCACCAACGCCCTCCGGTACGCGCCCGGTCCCATCGAGATACGCCTGCTGCTGGAGCGCACCCTGGTCTGCGAGGTCCTGGACCGCTCCGCCGCCCTGCCCCGCCTCCGGCACGCCGCCGACGACGAGGAGAACGGCCGCGGCCTCCTGGTCGTCAGCCAGCTCGCGCACCGCTGGGGCACCCGCCGCACCGCCGCCGGCAAGGTCGTGTGGTGCGAGCAGCTCGTCCCCGGCGTCGACCCGGACGACACCGAGCCACCCCAGGCATGGCCGGGGGAGAAGCTGCACAAGGGCTGA
- a CDS encoding NAD+ synthase, which yields MAQLRLALAQVNPTVGDLDGNADLVVEWTRRAAEAGAQLVAFPEMMLTGYPVEDLALRKSFVEASQRTLLRTARRLAEAGLGEQAVVVGHLDRRPVSLVRPGQPAGAPLNALAWLHGGEVVARSAKHHLPNYGVFDEFRYFVRGDRLPVVRVGGIDVATVICEDLWQDGGPVSVTRAAHAGLLLVINGSPYERSKDDVRLELAARRAREAGCALAYVNMVGGQDELVFDGDSLIVGADGTLLARAPRFEEHLLVCDLTLPGAHPSPQSAAQPVEAGDGTTITVERTVLSPRQDPPSETLPPQIAPALDDVTEVYAALVLGVRDYVRKNGFRSVICGLSGGVDSALVATIAADAIGPENVHVVLLPSRHSSDHSLTDAEELVARQGLNTRTVPINDMVEAFERELTLTGLAAENLQARVRAVVWMGLSNEDGHLVLTTGNKSELATGYSTLYGDSAGGYGPIKDVTKTMVWALCRRRNERAEAAGEPPPIPQEIIDKPPSAELSPGQLDTDSLPEYEVLDALLDDYVERDLGRDALIAAGHDPGLVERVIRLVDRAEYKRRQYPPGPKITQKNFGRDRRLPITNRWQEP from the coding sequence GTGGCACAGCTCCGTTTGGCACTCGCACAGGTGAACCCCACGGTCGGCGACCTCGACGGCAACGCCGACCTGGTCGTGGAATGGACGCGGCGCGCGGCCGAGGCCGGCGCGCAACTGGTCGCCTTCCCCGAGATGATGCTGACCGGCTATCCGGTGGAGGACCTCGCACTGCGCAAGTCGTTCGTCGAGGCGTCCCAGCGGACGCTGCTGCGGACGGCGCGGCGGCTGGCCGAGGCGGGGCTGGGCGAGCAGGCCGTGGTCGTCGGCCACCTCGACCGCCGACCGGTGAGCCTGGTGCGGCCCGGCCAGCCGGCGGGCGCCCCGCTGAACGCGCTGGCGTGGCTGCACGGCGGGGAGGTCGTGGCGCGGTCGGCCAAGCACCACCTGCCCAATTACGGGGTGTTCGACGAGTTCCGCTACTTCGTGCGCGGCGACCGGCTGCCCGTGGTGCGGGTCGGCGGGATCGACGTCGCCACCGTCATCTGCGAGGACCTGTGGCAGGACGGCGGGCCGGTGAGCGTCACCCGCGCCGCCCACGCCGGGCTGCTGCTGGTGATCAACGGCTCCCCGTACGAGCGGAGCAAGGACGACGTCCGGTTGGAGCTGGCCGCCCGGCGCGCCCGCGAGGCCGGCTGCGCGCTCGCCTACGTCAACATGGTCGGCGGGCAGGACGAACTCGTCTTCGACGGCGACTCGCTCATCGTCGGCGCGGACGGGACGCTGCTGGCCCGCGCCCCCCGGTTCGAGGAGCACCTGCTGGTCTGCGACCTGACGCTGCCGGGCGCGCACCCGTCGCCTCAGTCGGCCGCGCAGCCGGTGGAGGCCGGCGACGGCACCACCATCACCGTCGAGCGCACCGTGCTGTCCCCCCGACAGGACCCGCCGTCCGAGACGCTGCCGCCGCAGATCGCGCCCGCCCTCGACGACGTCACGGAGGTGTACGCGGCGCTGGTACTGGGCGTGCGCGACTACGTCCGCAAGAACGGCTTCCGGTCGGTGATCTGCGGGCTGTCCGGCGGCGTCGACTCGGCGCTGGTCGCCACCATCGCCGCCGACGCGATCGGCCCGGAGAACGTCCACGTGGTGCTGCTGCCGAGCCGCCACTCCTCCGACCACTCCCTCACCGACGCCGAGGAACTGGTCGCCCGGCAGGGCCTCAACACCCGCACCGTGCCGATCAACGACATGGTCGAGGCGTTCGAGCGGGAACTGACCCTGACCGGCCTGGCGGCCGAGAACCTGCAGGCCCGAGTGCGCGCGGTGGTCTGGATGGGGCTGTCCAACGAGGACGGCCACCTGGTGCTGACCACCGGCAACAAGAGCGAACTGGCCACCGGCTACTCCACCCTGTACGGCGACTCGGCGGGCGGCTACGGCCCCATCAAGGACGTCACCAAGACCATGGTCTGGGCGCTGTGCCGCCGGCGCAACGAGCGGGCCGAAGCGGCCGGGGAGCCCCCGCCGATCCCCCAGGAGATCATCGACAAGCCCCCGTCGGCGGAGCTGAGCCCCGGACAGCTCGACACGGACTCGCTGCCGGAGTACGAGGTGCTGGACGCGCTGCTCGACGACTACGTGGAACGCGACCTGGGCCGCGACGCGCTGATCGCGGCTGGGCACGACCCGGGGCTGGTGGAGCGGGTGATCCGACTGGTGGACCGGGCCGAGTACAAGCGCCGCCAGTACCCGCCCGGCCCGAAGATCACCCAGAAGAACTTCGGCCGCGACCGCCGACTCCCCATCACCAATCGCTGGCAAGAGCCCTGA
- a CDS encoding MDR family MFS transporter, protein MTATPRVTSPNVAGRMPPFLRERIGGLPRAFWVLFAGTLINRLGTMVEPFLGLYLTSVRGLSLAQAGLVLALLGLGGVVAQIVGGVLADRIGRRTTLTLAMVANAAGMLALGYAQGLPAIMASALLLGLVLDMFRPASAAMVADLIPPAERPRAFGLLFWAINLGFALAMVLGGTLARAGYLWLFWADAVTCLVFGVLVWRAVPETRARRAKAEREPGGFRDVLQDRVMVGYAVVFLAYTFVLMQSFSTLPLAMRADGLSPQAYGLAVSVNGLLIILAQPVVNAWLVRRDHSTVIAAGLLVVTAGTALYAAASALWAYTAAVAVWTTGEVIIAAVGQSVVADLAPEHLRGRYSALWGVSWSGGFLLAPLVGMRLLAIGAPALWLTCAGVCAAAAVGQLALGPAIRARQRALPRSA, encoded by the coding sequence ATGACCGCCACCCCCCGCGTGACCTCCCCGAACGTCGCCGGCCGGATGCCGCCGTTCCTCCGGGAACGGATCGGCGGGCTCCCCCGCGCCTTCTGGGTGCTGTTCGCCGGAACGCTCATCAACCGGCTGGGCACGATGGTGGAGCCGTTCCTCGGGCTCTACCTGACCTCGGTGCGCGGGCTGTCGCTCGCGCAGGCCGGGCTGGTCCTGGCGCTGCTCGGGCTCGGCGGCGTGGTCGCCCAGATCGTCGGCGGCGTGCTGGCCGACCGGATCGGGCGGCGCACGACGCTCACCCTGGCCATGGTCGCCAACGCGGCGGGCATGCTGGCGCTGGGCTACGCGCAGGGCCTGCCCGCGATCATGGCGTCGGCGCTGCTGCTGGGGCTGGTGCTGGACATGTTCCGGCCCGCGTCGGCGGCCATGGTGGCCGACCTCATCCCGCCCGCCGAACGGCCGAGGGCGTTCGGGCTGCTGTTCTGGGCGATCAACCTGGGCTTCGCGCTCGCCATGGTGCTGGGCGGCACGCTGGCCCGCGCCGGCTACCTGTGGCTGTTCTGGGCCGACGCGGTGACCTGTCTGGTCTTCGGCGTACTGGTCTGGCGGGCGGTGCCGGAGACCCGCGCCCGGCGGGCGAAGGCCGAGCGCGAGCCCGGCGGGTTCCGCGACGTGCTGCAGGACCGGGTGATGGTCGGCTACGCCGTGGTCTTCCTGGCGTACACGTTCGTGCTGATGCAGTCGTTCTCCACGCTGCCGCTGGCGATGAGGGCCGACGGGCTGTCCCCGCAGGCGTACGGGCTGGCGGTGTCGGTCAACGGCCTGCTGATCATCCTGGCGCAGCCGGTGGTCAACGCCTGGCTGGTGCGCCGCGACCACAGCACCGTGATCGCCGCCGGGCTCCTGGTGGTGACCGCCGGGACCGCGCTGTACGCCGCCGCCTCCGCCTTGTGGGCGTACACGGCGGCCGTGGCGGTCTGGACGACCGGCGAGGTGATCATCGCGGCGGTGGGCCAGTCGGTGGTCGCCGATCTGGCCCCCGAGCACCTGCGCGGGCGCTACAGCGCGCTGTGGGGGGTGTCCTGGTCCGGCGGGTTCCTGCTCGCGCCGCTGGTCGGCATGCGGTTGCTGGCGATCGGCGCCCCCGCCCTGTGGCTCACCTGCGCCGGGGTCTGCGCGGCCGCCGCCGTCGGCCAGCTCGCCCTGGGCCCGGCGATCCGGGCGCGTCAGAGGGCGCTGCCCAGGTCCGCCTGA
- a CDS encoding ArsR/SmtB family transcription factor, translated as MIEYVFTPDDVARVRFAFSPLGELVASLRVLADPSRHALHLPWVRAVTPRLQGLGLGPLRALVGPVGYIPDFLTPPPRTPLPDLDAELAEVRATTPAQVVEEIRWMDTDKAVPPALRARSASARHALAADPERALDLLTGLLVEYWGAAVEAHWPRVRDLLETDVLRRSRASTERGTEGLFADLHQRVAWDGERLTVSSGYASRVRLDGRGLLLVPSAFAWPEVLAMLPPYQPQLIYPPYGVATLWDAAPAPPPDALGALLGRGRAAVLAGLEAPVSTTELARRLGVTPSSVSQHLAVLRGCGLVSGHRVGRRVLYVRTATGDALVAGRP; from the coding sequence ATGATCGAATACGTGTTCACCCCGGACGACGTGGCCCGGGTGCGCTTCGCCTTCTCACCGCTGGGCGAGCTGGTGGCGAGCCTGCGGGTGCTCGCCGACCCCTCCCGGCACGCCCTGCACCTGCCCTGGGTGCGCGCGGTGACACCCCGGCTGCAAGGGCTCGGGCTGGGGCCGCTGCGGGCGCTGGTGGGGCCCGTCGGCTACATCCCCGACTTCCTGACGCCGCCGCCCCGGACCCCGCTGCCCGACCTGGACGCCGAGTTGGCGGAGGTCCGGGCCACCACCCCGGCCCAGGTCGTGGAGGAGATCCGCTGGATGGACACCGACAAGGCCGTCCCGCCCGCGCTCCGCGCCCGGTCCGCCTCGGCCCGGCACGCGCTGGCCGCCGACCCCGAACGGGCCCTCGACCTGCTGACCGGCCTGCTCGTGGAGTACTGGGGCGCGGCGGTCGAGGCCCATTGGCCCCGGGTCCGCGACCTGTTGGAGACCGACGTGCTTCGCCGTTCCCGCGCGTCGACGGAGCGGGGGACCGAGGGGCTCTTCGCCGACCTGCACCAGCGGGTGGCCTGGGACGGTGAGCGGTTGACGGTCAGCAGCGGCTACGCGAGCCGCGTGCGTCTCGACGGGCGGGGGCTGTTGCTGGTGCCGAGCGCGTTCGCGTGGCCCGAGGTGCTCGCCATGCTGCCGCCCTACCAGCCGCAACTGATCTACCCCCCGTACGGGGTGGCGACCCTGTGGGACGCGGCCCCGGCCCCGCCCCCGGATGCCTTGGGCGCGCTCCTCGGCCGCGGCCGGGCCGCCGTCCTGGCCGGGCTGGAGGCCCCCGTGTCGACGACCGAGCTGGCGAGAAGGCTCGGCGTGACGCCGAGCTCCGTCAGCCAGCACCTCGCGGTGCTGCGCGGCTGCGGCCTGGTCAGCGGCCACCGGGTGGGCCGCCGGGTCCTGTACGTGCGCACCGCCACCGGGGACGCCCTGGTCGCCGGACGTCCCTAG
- a CDS encoding terpene synthase family protein codes for MDAALVLSLADRVAALATRSGTHPAVQSIGGRADRWAAARRLVPGDPDGTPLGRARFGKLAARLFPEGREDRVVLFTRWLIWTFALDDTIDDTPLGDSATAVHGLYADLLGALRRGHSKPEAGPLEVALADLWRETAPGMSAHWRRRFLRHMEDHRTGLGQEAVDRRTGRMPGPAEFPALRRRGAAPYLYDLAEPTLGVELHPGLTAGPAWKALVEGTADMITWVNDVISYLKETGHGAAPDRVLHNHVAVLRASGRMETPQAACRVVDLIAQRAPQVRDAARAVAAEFDRLAIGPEGRRDTAAVVRALLQAPRAHLDWLTETGRYTLAGAESPVVPIRRPAARLRTRPGETLTGLR; via the coding sequence GTGGATGCCGCACTTGTTCTCTCGCTCGCCGACCGGGTGGCCGCGCTCGCCACCCGGTCCGGCACGCATCCCGCCGTCCAGTCGATCGGCGGCCGGGCCGACCGGTGGGCCGCCGCCCGCCGGCTGGTGCCCGGCGACCCCGACGGCACCCCGCTGGGCCGGGCCCGCTTCGGAAAACTGGCCGCCCGGCTGTTCCCGGAGGGCCGGGAGGACCGGGTGGTGCTGTTCACCCGCTGGCTGATCTGGACGTTCGCGCTGGACGACACGATCGACGACACCCCGCTGGGCGACTCGGCCACCGCCGTCCACGGGCTGTACGCCGACCTGCTGGGAGCCCTGCGCCGGGGACACTCCAAGCCCGAGGCGGGCCCGCTGGAGGTCGCGCTGGCCGATCTGTGGCGCGAGACCGCGCCGGGCATGAGCGCCCACTGGCGCCGCCGCTTCCTGCGCCACATGGAGGACCACCGCACCGGACTCGGCCAGGAGGCGGTGGACCGCCGCACCGGTCGGATGCCCGGGCCGGCGGAGTTCCCCGCGCTGCGCCGGCGCGGCGCGGCCCCGTACCTGTACGACCTGGCGGAGCCGACGCTCGGCGTCGAGCTGCATCCCGGGCTGACCGCCGGGCCGGCCTGGAAGGCGCTGGTCGAGGGCACCGCCGACATGATCACCTGGGTCAACGACGTGATCTCGTACCTCAAGGAGACCGGCCACGGCGCCGCGCCCGACCGGGTGCTGCACAACCACGTGGCGGTGCTGCGTGCGAGCGGCCGGATGGAGACGCCGCAGGCCGCCTGCCGGGTGGTGGACCTCATCGCGCAGCGCGCCCCGCAGGTCAGGGACGCGGCCCGCGCGGTCGCGGCCGAGTTCGACCGGCTGGCGATCGGTCCCGAGGGCCGTCGGGACACCGCCGCCGTCGTGCGCGCCCTCCTCCAGGCGCCCCGCGCCCACCTGGACTGGCTGACCGAGACCGGCCGCTACACGCTGGCCGGCGCGGAGTCCCCCGTCGTCCCGATCCGCCGCCCGGCCGCCCGCCTCCGGACCCGACCGGGCGAGACCCTCACCGGGCTCCGCTAG
- a CDS encoding glutamine synthetase family protein, with translation MDRQQEFVLRTLEERDIRFIRLWFTDVLGFLKSVAVAPAELEGAFAEGIGFDGSAVQGFARIYEADMIAKPDPATFQVLPWRAESPGTARMFCDILMPDGTPSFADPRYVLKRALGKAADLGFTFYTHPEIEFFLMRNIPEDGSEPEPVDAGGYFDHTPHSAAHDFRRNAIMVLESMGISVEFSHHEGAPGQQEIDLRYADALTTADNIMTFRLVMKEVALEQGVWASFMPKPFTDHPGSGMHTHMSLFEGDRNAFYEPGAEFQLSKVARAFIAGLLRHAAEITAVTNQFANSYKRLWGGVGASAGAGGEAPSYICWGHNNRSALVRVPMYKPQKGHATRVEFRSLDTAANPYLAFAAILGAGLKGIEEGYELPPGAEDDVWALTPAERRAMGIEPLPQSLDEAIHTMERSELMADVLGEHVFDFFLRNKRAEWEDYRRQVTEYERRRYIAVL, from the coding sequence TTGGACCGTCAGCAGGAGTTCGTGCTCCGCACACTGGAGGAGCGCGACATCCGCTTCATCCGACTGTGGTTCACCGACGTGCTCGGGTTCCTGAAGTCGGTCGCGGTCGCGCCCGCGGAGCTCGAGGGCGCCTTCGCCGAGGGCATCGGCTTCGACGGGTCGGCCGTCCAGGGGTTCGCCCGGATCTACGAGGCCGACATGATCGCCAAGCCGGATCCGGCGACCTTCCAGGTGCTGCCGTGGCGCGCCGAGTCGCCGGGCACCGCCCGGATGTTCTGCGACATCCTCATGCCGGACGGCACGCCGAGCTTCGCCGACCCGCGCTACGTGCTCAAGCGGGCGCTGGGCAAGGCCGCCGACCTCGGGTTCACCTTCTACACGCATCCGGAGATCGAGTTCTTCCTGATGCGGAACATCCCGGAGGACGGCAGCGAGCCCGAGCCGGTCGACGCCGGCGGCTACTTCGACCACACCCCGCACAGCGCGGCGCACGACTTCCGGCGCAACGCGATCATGGTGTTGGAGTCGATGGGCATCTCGGTGGAGTTCAGCCACCACGAGGGCGCCCCCGGCCAGCAGGAGATCGACCTGCGCTACGCCGACGCGCTCACCACGGCCGACAACATCATGACGTTCCGGCTGGTGATGAAGGAGGTGGCGCTGGAGCAGGGCGTGTGGGCCTCCTTCATGCCCAAGCCCTTCACCGACCACCCCGGATCCGGCATGCACACCCACATGTCGCTGTTCGAGGGCGACCGCAACGCGTTCTACGAGCCGGGCGCGGAGTTCCAGCTCTCCAAGGTGGCGCGGGCCTTCATCGCCGGGCTGCTGCGGCACGCCGCCGAGATCACCGCCGTCACCAACCAGTTCGCCAACTCCTACAAGCGGCTGTGGGGCGGCGTCGGGGCCTCCGCGGGCGCCGGGGGAGAGGCCCCGTCCTACATCTGCTGGGGGCACAACAACCGCTCCGCGCTGGTGCGGGTGCCGATGTACAAGCCGCAGAAGGGCCACGCCACCCGGGTCGAGTTCCGCTCCCTGGACACCGCCGCCAACCCGTACCTGGCGTTCGCGGCCATCCTCGGCGCCGGCCTCAAGGGCATCGAGGAGGGCTACGAGCTGCCGCCGGGCGCCGAGGACGACGTGTGGGCGCTCACCCCGGCCGAACGGCGGGCGATGGGCATCGAGCCGCTCCCGCAGAGCCTCGACGAGGCCATCCACACCATGGAGCGCAGCGAGCTGATGGCGGACGTGCTCGGCGAGCACGTGTTCGACTTCTTCCTGCGCAACAAGCGGGCCGAGTGGGAGGACTACCGCCGCCAGGTCACCGAGTACGAGCGCAGGCGCTACATCGCGGTGCTCTAG